From Streptomyces sp. NBC_01551:
CCAGGCGTGCTCCAGCCAGTACGTCGTCAGCGGCATGCCAGGCCTTCCAGTACGTCGGCGAGGGCGAGGACGCCGGCCACGCAGTCGTCCTCGGCGGCGAACTCCCGCGGGGAGTGGGAGACGCCGGTCGGGTTCCGTACGAACAGCATGGCGGTCGGGACGGCGGCGGAGAGGATTCCGGCGTCGTGTCCCGCCCCGGTGCCCAGGACGGGGACGGCCCCGCCCAGGATCCGGTTCATCTCGTCGCGCAGGGCGTGCTCGAACTCCACGACCGGGGTGAAGGACTCCCGGACGATGGCGAGGTCGATGCCGTCCTGGTCGGCGCGCTCGCGGGCGGCCTTCTCGATGGCGGTGACCACGGTGTCGAGGGTGGCCTGGTCGGCGGCGCGGGAGTCGAGCCAGCCGCGCACCAGCGAGGGGATGGCGTTGACCCCGTTGGGCTCGACGGCGATCTTCCCGAAGGTGGCGACGGCCCCGGCGAGGGCCGCCTCGGTGCGGGCCGCGAGGACGGTCGCCGCGTACGTGAGCATCGGGTCGCGGCGGTCCACCAGGCGGGTGGTGCCCGCGTGGTTGGCCTCGCCGTGGAAGTCGAACCGCCAGCGGCCGTGCGGCCAGATCGCGGACGCGATGCCGACGCGGTCGCCGGACAGGTCCAGGGCCCGGCCCTGTTCCACGTGGAGTTCGACGAAGGCGCCGATCTGGGCGAGGCGTTCGGGGTCGGCCCCGATGGCGTCGGGGTCGTACCCGGCGGCCTCCATGGCCTCGGGCAGCCGGATGCCGTCGGCGTCGCGCAGTTCGTACGCCTTCTCCTTGGTCAGCTGCCCGGCGGCGAGCCGGGAGCCGACGCAGGCGAGGCCGAACCGGGCCCCTTCCTCGTCGCCGAAGTTGGTGATGGCCAGCGGCCTGGAGAACTCCGCTCCCCTGCCGCGGAGCTCGTCCAGGGCCGCGAAGGAGGACACCACCCCGAGCGGGCCGTCGAAGGCGCCGCCGTCGGGGACGGAGTCCAGGTGGGAGCCGGTGACGACGGCGTCGCCCGCGAGGGGGTCGCCGAGCCAGGCCCACTGGTTGCCGTTGCGGTCGGTCTCGTACGTGAGGCCGCGGGCCTCGGCCTGTGCCTGGAACCAGGTCCGGCAGTCGGCGTCGGCGCCGGTCCACGCGTAGCGGCGGTACCCGCCGGTGTCCGCGTGGCGGCCGATGGGGGCGAGCTCGTCCCACATGGTGTGGAACGAGGCCGCCCCTGCGGGGTTGTCGCTCACGCGTCGTCGCCCTCGCGCATGGGGACGCGGACGCCGCGCTCGTCGGCCACCGACTCGGCGATGTCGTAGCCGGCGTCGACGTGGCGGATGACGCCCATGCCGGGGTCGTTGGTGAGGACGCGGCGGATCTTCTCGCCGGCGAGCTTGGTGCCGTCGGCGACGGTGACCTGGCCCGCGTGGATCGAGCGGCCCATGCCGACGCCGCCGCCGTGGTGGATGGAGACCCAGGAGGCGCCGGAGGCGACGTTGACCATGGCGTTCAGCAGCGGCCAGTCGGCGATCGCGTCGGAGCCGTCGAGCATGGCCTCGGTCTCGCGGTACGGGGAGGCGACGGAGCCGCAGTCGAGGTGGTCGCGGCCGATGGCCAGCGGGGCGGCCAGGGTGCCGTCGGCCACCATCTCGTTGAAGCGCTCGCCCGCCTTGTCGCGCTCGCCGTAGCCGAGCCAGCAGATGCGCGCCGGCAGGCCCTGGAAGTGGACGCGCTCGCCCGCCATCTTGATCCAGCGGTGCAGGGACTCGTTCTCCGGGAAGAGTTCGAGCATCGCCTTGTCGGTCTTGTGGATGTCCGAGGCCTCGCCGGACAGCGCCGCCCAGCGGAACGGGCCCTTGCCCTCGCAGAACAGCGGCCGGATGTAGGCCGGGACGAAGCCGGGGAAGTCGAAGGCGCGGTCGTAGCCGGCCAGCTGGGCCTCGCCGCGGATGGAGTTGCCGTAGTCGAAGACCTCGGCGCCGGCGTCCATGAAGCCGACCATGGCCTCGACGTGCTTGGCCATCGACTCGCGGGCCCGCTGGGTGAAGTCGGCGGCCTTCTCGGCCGCGTAGGAGGCCATGTCGTCGAAGTCGACGCCGATCGGGAGGTAGGCCAGCGGGTCGTGCGCGGAGGTCTGGTCCGTGACGATGTCGATCGGGGCGCCCTCGGCGAGCATCTGCGGCAGCAGCTCGGCCGCGTTGCCGAGGAGGCCGATGGAGAGCGGCTTGCGGGCGTCGCGGGCCTCGACGGCGAGCTGGAGCGCGTGCGCCAGGTTGTCGGCCTTGACGTCGAGGTAGCGGTGCTCGATGCGGCGCTCGATGGCGCGCGGGTCGACGTCGATGCAGATCGCGACGCCGTCGTTCATCGTCACGGCCAGCGGCTGGGCGCCGCCCATGCCGCCGAGGCCGGCGGTGAGGGTGATGGTGCCCGCGAGGGTGCCGTTGAACTTCTTGGCCGCGACGGCCGCGAAGGTCTCGTACGTGCCCTGCAGGATGCCCTGGGTGCCGATGTAGATCCAGGAACCGGCGGTCATCTGGCCGTACATGGTGAGGCCGAGGGCCTCCAGGCGCCGGAACTCCTCCCAGTTGGCCCAGTCGCCGACCAGGTTGGAGTTGGCGAGCAGGACGCGCGGGGCCCACTCGTGGGTCTGCATCACGCCGACCGGGCGGCCGGACTGGACGAGCATGGTCTCGTCCTGCTTGAGGGTCCGCAGCGTGCGCACCATCGCGTCGAAGGAGCGCCAGTCGCGCGCGGCCTTGCCGGTGCCGCCGTAGACGACCAGCTTGTCGGGGTGCTCGGCGACCTCGGGGTCCAGGTTGTTCTGGAGCATCCGCAGGGCGGCCTCCTGCTGCCATCCCAGGGTGCTGAGCTGCGTGCCTCGCGCTGCCCGTACGGGGCGGGGTCCTGACATGGCGGTGCCTCCTCCGATGTTGGTCAATCTATTCACATCCTCGCTCCCTGAATAGATCCAGTCAACAGCTGCGGGCGGACGCGCCGGGTGATTGGCTTTTCCGCATGGCTGACGAGACGCACACGGCGGCGGACGCGGCGGACGCCGCCGCCCGCCGGGACCTGGCCGTACGGGCCGCCGTCGAGCAGGGCCTGGTGGGCGGTACGGAGGGGACGGAGCCGCTGGTCTGCCTGCTGGACGTGGCCGGAATCCGGGCCTCGGCAGGCGCCCTGACCGCCGCTTTCTCGGCCGCGCTGCCGCCCGGCACCCCGGTGCTGCACGCCTTCGCGGTCAAGGCCGCACCGCTGGTCCCCGTGCTGCGGCTGCTCGCGGAGGCCGGGCTCGGCTGCGAGGTGGCCAGCCCCGGCGAGCTGGCGCTGGCCCGGGCTGCGGGGGTGGCGCCGGACCGCACCGTGCTGGACTCCCCCGCCAAGACCGCGGCCGAACTGCGCGAGGCGCTGGCCCTCGGGATCGCCGTCAACGCCGACAGCCGGCAGGAACTGGAACGCCTGGACGCGCTCGTCGCCGCCTCGACCACCGCCTCGCCCGTCGGGATCCGGATCAACCCGCAGACGGGCGCCGGCGCCATCGACGCCCTCTCCACCGCCACCGCGACCTCGAAGTTCGGGGTCGCGCTGCGCGATCCGGGGGCGCGCGAGTGGCTCGTACGGGCCTTCCTGGAACGACCGTGGCTCACCCGGCTGCACACCCACTCGGGCTCCCAGGGCGTCCCGCTGTCCCTGATCGCCGAAGGCGTACGGGAACTGCACGCCCTGGCCGAGGAGATCAACGCGGCGGCCGGGCGCCGCCAGGTCGACACCCTCGACATCGGCGGCGGCCTGCCGGTGAACTTCACGTCGGACGCCTCGGCGCCGACGTACGCGCAGTACGTGGCGGCCCTGCGCGCGGCCGCCCCGGCCCTGTTCCGCGGCCGCTACGGCCTGGTGACGGAGTTCGGCCGGTCCCTGCTGGCCAAGCACGGGCTGGTGCTCTCACGGGTCGAGTACACGAAGACCACCGGGGGCCGCCCGATCGCGCTCACGCACGCGGGGGTCCAGCTGGCCACCCGTACGGTCTACGCGCCCCAGGCGTGGCCGCTGCGGATCCTGCCGTACGACGCGAAGGGCGCCCCGAAGACGGGCCCGCCCGTCGCCCAGGACATCGCGGGCCCGGCCTGCTTCGCGGGCGACCTGCTGGCCACGGCCCGGGAGCTGCCGGAGCTGGCCCCGGGCGACCTGATCGCGGTCCCGGACACGGGCGCGTACTTCTTCACGGCCCACTACGGCTACAACAGCCTCCCGCGCCCGGCGGTCCACGGCTTCACCACGACCCCCTCGGGCGCGGTCCGCTTCGCCCTGGCCCGCCCGGCGCAGTCGCTGTCCGCCCTGACCGCGGAGGCCGGAGCCGCCCTCCGCGACGCGCTGCTCTGACCCCGCGGACCCGGCCCGGCGAACCCGGCCGAACCCGGGGTCCGGGGTCGGCGCCCCCCGCCGCGACGCCGCGGCCGGCGCCCTACTCCACGAACAGCCCGCGCGCCGCGGCCCGGGCGTCGAAGGCCTCCAGGCGGGCCTGGGCGTCCGGCAGGGCGTCCGCCATGGCCTCCAGCAGCACCCGGCCGAGCAGCATCGGCGCGCAGGCCGTGTCGAAGGCCAGCCCGGTCCCGACGGGCGCCGGGATCAGCAGGTCCGAGTGGCGGGCCACGGGGGCGAACGCCGAGTCCGCGACGGTGACGACCGTCAGCCCGGCCGCGCGGCTGTGCTCCAGGGCCTCGGCGACCTCCCGGGGGTGCCGGGGCAGCGCGAAGCACAGCAGCGCGGAGGCGCCGGCCGCGACACAGGCGTCGATCCGGTCGGCGAGCATCGAGCCGCCCTCGTCGAGGAGGCGTACGTCCGGATGCACCTTGGCGGCGAAGTACGCGAACCCGCGCGCCTGCGAGGACGCCGCGCGCAGCCCGAGCACCGGCAGCGGCCTCGACCCGGCGAGCACCCGGCCGGCCTCCTGGACCGGGGCGGGGTCGGCGAGCATGGCCGACAGCCGGCGCAGGTTCTCGATCTCGCCCTGGACGGCCTGCTGGTACTCGTTGTACGCGTCCTCGCCGGCGGCCTCCGGGCGCTCGGCGGGGGCCACCTCGCGCAGGTGCCTGCGCAGCGCTGGGTACCCGTCGAAGCCGAGCGCCACCGCGAACCGGGTCACCGACGGCTGGCTGACCCCCGCCAGCTCCGCGAGCTCCACGCTCGACAGGAACGGCACCTCCGCCGCCCCGCGCACCATGCAGTGTGCGATCCGCCGCTGGGTGGGTGTCAGCCGGTGCCCCTCGAACAGCTTCTGCAGCCGCGCGGCCGGGCTGTCGCTCATCCCGTCCCCTCCGTCCCCGTCCCGGTGAATATTCACTTACGGAGCACTCTGCATGCGGTTATGCAGGACGGCAAGCGCGTGGCCGCTCCGCGAGACGGGACACGGGGAGAGACGGGGGCTACCCCCAGTGCGGCGGCCCCGCCCGCTTCCTACGCTGACGCCATGGAGCGCCAAGAACTGAAGCGGGACCTCGACGCCGCGTTGGACGCGCGGCGCGAGCTGGGCCCCGAGTACGAGTCCGCGCTGGTGGAGTCCTTCGTCGAACGGGTCGACACCCAGGTCCGCCGCCGCCTGGCGGAGGAACGCCTCGTCGCCGCGCGCGGCGGCGCGGTCTCCGGCCCGCCGGGCGCGGGCACCTTCGCCGAACGCTTCGGCTTCGCCGTCGTCACCCTGGTCCTGGCGATCCCCCTGACCGCGATCGGCGCGGCCCACGCCCACCTGAGCGGCCTGCTGGTGGTCTGGGCCGGCATCGTGGGCGTCAACTTCATCCACGCCAGGTCGCTGCGCGACCGGAACCGGACCCACTCCCCGCAGGACTGACGTGGCCGGACGCGGCGGCCCGCCGCGTCCGGCCCCGGGAAAAGAAAACGGCGGGGACCGCCGCACCCCGGTTGCCCGGGGGCGGGACGACGGCGGTCCCCGCGAAGGACACGGGCCGGGTCAGGGCCGTCCGCGTCCAACGGCGTCCAACACGGTCCGGGAGCCGCTCCGGAGTCACGCCGACGCCAGTCGGTGGTGTCGGCCGGGGAGGCATCCGGGGCATCCCCGCCGACAACCACCACTGTGCAGGAGCCGTGTTAAGCCGGTGCTGCCGCCACATGTCGGGCCCGTACCGTTTGAACGGCTACTTCGGCTGCTTCGGCTGCTTCGGCCGCTTAGGCAGCCCGGCCGGTCCGGCTACTTCGGCGCCTTCGCCAGGAACGCCAGCAGGTCCTGCCGGCTGACCACACCGGTCGGCTTGCCCTCGACCAGCACGATCGCCGCGTCCGCCTCGCCCAGCACCGACATCAGCTCCGACACCGGCTCGCCCGAGCCGACCTGCGGCAGCGGCGAGCTCATGTGCTTCTCCAGCGGGTCCGTCAGCGCGGCCCGCTGCGCGAACAGCGCCGCCAGCAGCTCCTTCTCCACCACCGAGCCGATGACCTCGGCCGCCATCACGTCCGGGTGGCCCGCGCCCGGCTTGACGATCGGCATCTGCGAGACGCCGTACTCGCGCAGCACCTCGATGGCCTCGCCCACCGTCTCCTCGGGGTGCATGTGGACCAGGGAGGGGATGCCGCCCTCCTTGTCGTTCAGCACGTCGCCGATGCGCGCGGCGGGGCCGGCCTCCTCCAGGAAGCCGTGTCCAGCCATCCACTCGTCGCTGAAGATCTTGCTGAGGTAGCCGCGGCCGCTGTCCGGCAGCAGGACGACGACCACGTCGTCCGGGCCGAGACCCTCGGCGGCCTTCAGCGCCGCGACGACCGCCATGCCGCAGGAGCCGCCGACGAGCAGGCCCTCCTCCTTGGCGAGGCGGCGGGTCATCTGGAAGGAGTCCTTGTCGGACACCGCGATGATCTCGTCCGTCACGTTCGGGTCGTAGGCGGTCGGCCAGAAGTCCTCGCCGACGCCCTCGACCAGGTACGGACGGCCCGAGCCGCCGGAGTAGACCGAGCCCTCGGGGTCGGCGCCGATGACCTTGACCGTGCCGCCGGACACCTCCTTGAGGTAGTTGCCCGTACCCGAAATCGTGCCGCCCGTGCCGACGCCCGCGACGAAGTGGGTGATCTTCCCGTCCGTCTGGTCCCACAGCTCGGGACCGGTGGTCTCGTAGTGCGAACGGGGGTTGTTCGGGTTGCTGTACTGGTCGGGCTTCCAGGCGCCGGGCTCGCGCGCGAGGCGGTCGGAGACGTTGTAGTACGAGTCCGGGTGCTCCGGGTCGACGGCGGTCGGGCAGACCACGACCTCGGCTCCGTACGCGCGCATCACGTTGATCTTGTCCATGGACACCTTGTCAGGGCAGACGAAGATGCACTTGTAGCCCTTCTGCTGGGCCACGATGGCGAGTCCTACACCCGTGTTGCCGCTGGTCGGCTCCACGATGGTGCCGCCGGGCTTGAGGGCTCCGCTCTGCTCGGCCGCCTCGATCATCCGAACGGCGATCCGGTCCTTCACCGAACCGCCGGGATTGAAGTACTCGACCTTCGCGAGCACGGTGGCCTGGAGGCCTTCGGTCACACGGTTGAGCTTCACCAGCGGGGTGTTGCCGACGAGGCTGATCATCGAGTCGTGGAATTGCACCATGTTCTCCAAGGAGGGGACTCCACGGGTTCTCCGGGAGGTCCGGCCAGAGTATGCGGAAAGGGATTGGCCGACCGGCACTACGGGGCAGGTAGCTCATCGAGGCCAGGCAGGGAAGCGAGGTGGCCCGCAGGGTGTCCAGAGCGAGGACGGCCCGCCGGATCGCGGCGGGAGCGGCGTACGGCGGTGGCGGGATCGGACTCATCGGGGTCGCCGCAGTCGGCGTGGTGGTGGCCGAGCTGCAGTTCGCGAAGCGGACGGTGGGGAGCGGGCTGCCGGATCCGCCGCGCGCCGACGGCCTGTACGGGAGCGAGTTCGGCGGGCCGGAACTGAGCCCGGGCCCGTTGCGGCTGGCCATGCTGGGCGATTCCACGGCCGCCGGGCTGGGCGTGAGACGGGCGAGACAGACCCCGGGCGCCCTGCTGGCCTCCGGCCTCGCGGCGGTGGCCGAGCGGCCCGTGGAGCTGCGCAACGTGGCCCTCTCGGGAGCGATGTCGGACGACCTCGACAGACAGGCGGGCGTCCTCCTCCAGGATGGCACCCCGCCCCCGGATGTGGCGGTGATCATGATCGGCGCGAACGACGTGACGCGCCGGATGCCGCCGACCCAGTCGGTCCGCCTCCTCACCGCCGCCGTGCGCAGGCTGCGCCTGGCGGGCACCGAGGTCGTGGTCGGCACCTGTCCCGACCTGGGGACGATCGAGCCCGTCTACCAGCCGCTGCGCTGGATGGCCCGCCGCGTCTCGCGCCAGCTGGCCGCCGCCCAGACGATCGGCGTGGTCGCGCTGGGCGGCCGTACGGTCTCCATGGGCGACCTGCTCGGCCCGGAGTTCGCCGCGAACCCGCGCGAGATGTTCGGCCCGGACTCCTACCACCCCTCCGCCGAGGGGTACGCGACCGCCGCGATGGCCGTCCTGCCCACCGTGTGCGCCGTGCTCGGCGTCTGGCCGGAGTCCGACCGGCTGGACCACACCCGCGACGAGGACATGCTCCCCGTGGCCAAGGCGGCGTCCGCGGCCGCCGGACAGGCGGGTACGGAGGTCACGGCCGCCCGCGCCCCCTGGGCCCTGCTCAAGCACCGGCGGCGCCGGCGGATGCCCAGCGGGCCGGAGATCGGCCAGCCGGGAGACCACGAGGCAGACCACGAGGAGCCGCCCGCCGACGCGCCCCCCGAGGACCCGTCGCGGGGCCCGGCACAGGGCCCGGTGCAGGACCCGGCGCGGGCCGGGGACGCGCCGAAGCGACCCTCATCACACGCCAAGGCCGGTGACCTCGACGGTACGGGCCGGTAACTTCGCATGCGGTCCCGGTAAGAGCCGCAACTCAACCCCCTTGGAGCCCCGATGCCCGAAGCCGTCATCGTTTCGACCGCCCGCTCTCCCATCGGGCGCGCCGGCAAGGGGTCCCTCAAGGACGTCCGGCCGGACGATCTGACCGCGACGATCATCCAGGCCGCCCTCGCCAAGGTCCCGGAGCTGGACCCGCGCGACATCGACGACCTGATGCTCGGCTGCGGCCTGCCCGGCGGCGAGCAGGGCCACAACCTGGCCCGCATCGTGGCCGTGCAGATGGGCATGGACTACCTGCCCGGCACCACGATCACCCGCTACTGCTCCTCCTCGCTCCAGACCTCCCGGATGGCGCTGCACGCCATCAAGGCGGGCGAGGGCGACGTCTTCATCTCCGCGGGCGTCGAGACGGTCTCCCGGTTCGTGAAGGGCTCCTCGGACGGCCTGCCGGACACCCACAACCCGTTCTTCGCCGACG
This genomic window contains:
- a CDS encoding allantoate amidohydrolase; the encoded protein is MWDELAPIGRHADTGGYRRYAWTGADADCRTWFQAQAEARGLTYETDRNGNQWAWLGDPLAGDAVVTGSHLDSVPDGGAFDGPLGVVSSFAALDELRGRGAEFSRPLAITNFGDEEGARFGLACVGSRLAAGQLTKEKAYELRDADGIRLPEAMEAAGYDPDAIGADPERLAQIGAFVELHVEQGRALDLSGDRVGIASAIWPHGRWRFDFHGEANHAGTTRLVDRRDPMLTYAATVLAARTEAALAGAVATFGKIAVEPNGVNAIPSLVRGWLDSRAADQATLDTVVTAIEKAARERADQDGIDLAIVRESFTPVVEFEHALRDEMNRILGGAVPVLGTGAGHDAGILSAAVPTAMLFVRNPTGVSHSPREFAAEDDCVAGVLALADVLEGLACR
- the hutU gene encoding urocanate hydratase encodes the protein MSGPRPVRAARGTQLSTLGWQQEAALRMLQNNLDPEVAEHPDKLVVYGGTGKAARDWRSFDAMVRTLRTLKQDETMLVQSGRPVGVMQTHEWAPRVLLANSNLVGDWANWEEFRRLEALGLTMYGQMTAGSWIYIGTQGILQGTYETFAAVAAKKFNGTLAGTITLTAGLGGMGGAQPLAVTMNDGVAICIDVDPRAIERRIEHRYLDVKADNLAHALQLAVEARDARKPLSIGLLGNAAELLPQMLAEGAPIDIVTDQTSAHDPLAYLPIGVDFDDMASYAAEKAADFTQRARESMAKHVEAMVGFMDAGAEVFDYGNSIRGEAQLAGYDRAFDFPGFVPAYIRPLFCEGKGPFRWAALSGEASDIHKTDKAMLELFPENESLHRWIKMAGERVHFQGLPARICWLGYGERDKAGERFNEMVADGTLAAPLAIGRDHLDCGSVASPYRETEAMLDGSDAIADWPLLNAMVNVASGASWVSIHHGGGVGMGRSIHAGQVTVADGTKLAGEKIRRVLTNDPGMGVIRHVDAGYDIAESVADERGVRVPMREGDDA
- a CDS encoding diaminopimelate decarboxylase, translating into MADETHTAADAADAAARRDLAVRAAVEQGLVGGTEGTEPLVCLLDVAGIRASAGALTAAFSAALPPGTPVLHAFAVKAAPLVPVLRLLAEAGLGCEVASPGELALARAAGVAPDRTVLDSPAKTAAELREALALGIAVNADSRQELERLDALVAASTTASPVGIRINPQTGAGAIDALSTATATSKFGVALRDPGAREWLVRAFLERPWLTRLHTHSGSQGVPLSLIAEGVRELHALAEEINAAAGRRQVDTLDIGGGLPVNFTSDASAPTYAQYVAALRAAAPALFRGRYGLVTEFGRSLLAKHGLVLSRVEYTKTTGGRPIALTHAGVQLATRTVYAPQAWPLRILPYDAKGAPKTGPPVAQDIAGPACFAGDLLATARELPELAPGDLIAVPDTGAYFFTAHYGYNSLPRPAVHGFTTTPSGAVRFALARPAQSLSALTAEAGAALRDALL
- a CDS encoding MurR/RpiR family transcriptional regulator, translated to MSDSPAARLQKLFEGHRLTPTQRRIAHCMVRGAAEVPFLSSVELAELAGVSQPSVTRFAVALGFDGYPALRRHLREVAPAERPEAAGEDAYNEYQQAVQGEIENLRRLSAMLADPAPVQEAGRVLAGSRPLPVLGLRAASSQARGFAYFAAKVHPDVRLLDEGGSMLADRIDACVAAGASALLCFALPRHPREVAEALEHSRAAGLTVVTVADSAFAPVARHSDLLIPAPVGTGLAFDTACAPMLLGRVLLEAMADALPDAQARLEAFDARAAARGLFVE
- a CDS encoding cystathionine beta-synthase; amino-acid sequence: MQFHDSMISLVGNTPLVKLNRVTEGLQATVLAKVEYFNPGGSVKDRIAVRMIEAAEQSGALKPGGTIVEPTSGNTGVGLAIVAQQKGYKCIFVCPDKVSMDKINVMRAYGAEVVVCPTAVDPEHPDSYYNVSDRLAREPGAWKPDQYSNPNNPRSHYETTGPELWDQTDGKITHFVAGVGTGGTISGTGNYLKEVSGGTVKVIGADPEGSVYSGGSGRPYLVEGVGEDFWPTAYDPNVTDEIIAVSDKDSFQMTRRLAKEEGLLVGGSCGMAVVAALKAAEGLGPDDVVVVLLPDSGRGYLSKIFSDEWMAGHGFLEEAGPAARIGDVLNDKEGGIPSLVHMHPEETVGEAIEVLREYGVSQMPIVKPGAGHPDVMAAEVIGSVVEKELLAALFAQRAALTDPLEKHMSSPLPQVGSGEPVSELMSVLGEADAAIVLVEGKPTGVVSRQDLLAFLAKAPK
- a CDS encoding SGNH/GDSL hydrolase family protein; this translates as MSRARTARRIAAGAAYGGGGIGLIGVAAVGVVVAELQFAKRTVGSGLPDPPRADGLYGSEFGGPELSPGPLRLAMLGDSTAAGLGVRRARQTPGALLASGLAAVAERPVELRNVALSGAMSDDLDRQAGVLLQDGTPPPDVAVIMIGANDVTRRMPPTQSVRLLTAAVRRLRLAGTEVVVGTCPDLGTIEPVYQPLRWMARRVSRQLAAAQTIGVVALGGRTVSMGDLLGPEFAANPREMFGPDSYHPSAEGYATAAMAVLPTVCAVLGVWPESDRLDHTRDEDMLPVAKAASAAAGQAGTEVTAARAPWALLKHRRRRRMPSGPEIGQPGDHEADHEEPPADAPPEDPSRGPAQGPVQDPARAGDAPKRPSSHAKAGDLDGTGR